A stretch of Palaemon carinicauda isolate YSFRI2023 chromosome 34, ASM3689809v2, whole genome shotgun sequence DNA encodes these proteins:
- the LOC137627029 gene encoding putative protein FAM47C: METKPPVLECLHPRRNKKSQDIKQNLLKLEPKNPKSLISQIKQNLLKLEPKNPKSPIPQLKQNPLKLEPKNPKSLISQLKQIPLKLELKNPKSPISQLELNPLKLEPKNPKSLISQLKQIPLKLELKNPKSLISQLELNPQKLEPKNPKSPISQLKQIPLKLEPKNPKSLISQLKQIPLKLEPKNPKSLISQLKQIPLKLEPKNPMSLISQLKQNPLKLEPKNSKSPISQLKQNPLKLEPKNPKFLISQLKQNPLKLEPKNPKSPISQLKQNPLKLEPKNPKSPISQLKQNPLKLEPKNLKSLIAQLKQNPLKLEPENAKSLISQLKQNPLKLEPENAKSLISQLNQNPLKLEPENAKSLISQLKQIPLKLEPKNPKSRISQLKQNPQKLYPRNCKSLISQLKQNPPKLEPKKSRGVSNSSLSEIPRNGTRGSKRVSFLNWSSC, encoded by the exons ATGGAGACGAAACCACCTGTATTGGAATGTCTACATCCTCGAAGGAATAAAAAGAGTCAAGAT ataaagcagaatcTTCTAAAATTGGAGCCCAAGAATCCCAAGTCTctcatttctcagataaagcagaatcTTCTAAAATTGGAGCCCAAGAATCCCAAATCTCCTATTCCTCAGCTTAAGCAGAATCCCCTGAAACTGGAGCCCAAGAATCCCAAATCTCTCATTTCTCAGCTTAAGCAGATTCCTCTGAAACTGGAGCTCAAGAATCCCAAGTCTCCTATTTCTCAGCTTGAGCTGAATCCTCTGAAACTGGAGCCCAAGAATCCCAAATCTCTCATTTCTCAGCTTAAGCAGATTCCTCTGAAACTGGAGCTCAAGAATCCCAAGTCTCTTATTTCTCAACTTGAGCTGAATCCTCAGAAACTGGAGCCCAAGAATCCCAAATCTCCTATTTCTCAGCTTAAGCAGATTCCTCTGAAACTGGAGCCCAAGAATCCCAAGTCTCTTATTTCTCAGCTTAAGCAGATTCCTCTGAAACTGGAGCCCAAGAATCCCAAATCTCTCATTTCTCAGCTTAAGCAGATTCCTCTGAAACTGGAGCCCAAGAATCCCATGTCTCTTATTTCTCAGCTTAAGCAGAATCCTCTGAAACTGGAGCCCAAGAATTCCAAATCTCCTATTTCTCAGCTTAAGCAGAATCCTCTGAAACTGGAGCCCAAGAATCCCAAGTTTCTTATTTCTCAGCTTAAGCAGAATCCTCTGAAACTGGAGCCCAAGAATCCCAAGTCTCCTATTTCTCAGCTTAAGCAGAATCCTCTGAAACTGGAGCCCAAGAATCCCAAGTCTCCTATTTCTCAGCTTAAGCAGAATCCTCTGAAACTGGAGCCCAAGAATCTCAAGTCTCTTATTGCTCAGCTTAAGCAGAATCCTCTGAAACTGGAGCCCGAGAATGCGAAATCTCTCATTTCACAGCTTAAGCAGAATCCTCTGAAACTGGAGCCCGAGAATGCGAAATCTCTCATTTCACAGCTTAATCAGAATCCTCTGAAACTGGAGCCCGAGAATGCGAAATCTCTCATTTCACAGCTTAAGCAGATTCCTTTGAAACTGGAGCCCAAGAATCCCAAGTCTCGTATTTCTCAGCTTAAGCAAAATCCTCAAAAACTGTACCCAAGGAATTGCAAATCTCTCATTTCTCAGCTTAAGCAAAATCCTCCAAAACTGGAGCCCAAGAAATCCCGAGGGGTCTCCAATTCGAGCTTAAGCGAAATCCCCAGAAACGGAACACGAGGATCGAAAAGAGTCTCCTTTCTCAACTGGAGCTCATGTTGA